The nucleotide sequence GGATGCTCGTCCCAGAACTTCACGAGGCGCTCCTCCGCCGACAGGTCGAGGAACTCCTGCTCGCGGCGCTCCTTGATGATGAAGTGGTGCTCCGCCACCCGGCGCGCCAGCCGCTCCCAGCACACGTGGCCCCGCTCCAGCGTCTGGAAGTCGCGCGTCTGGAACACCAGCACGCGGCTCGGCTCGAGCGCCTCAATCGACGTCATCGACGGCAGCCGCTGCAGCATCTCCACGTAGGCGCCAATCAGCTCGCCCTCCGCGCGGAAGGCCTTGATGGACTCGCCGCCGCGCGCGGAGACGCGCACGGCCCGGAAGACGCCCTGGAGCACCACGGCGAAGCGGTCCGCCGGGTCTCCGGGCTTGAGGAACAGCTCCCGCTTCGCCAGCGGCTGTTCCCTCGCCAACGCCTCCGCCTTCTCCCACTCCTCGGCGGGAAGGGAGACCAGCGCGGCGAAGCGCTCGAAGAGCTTCGGAAATCTCAAGCGGAGGGGACCTCGGGTTGACCCAGGTTAAGGCGGGGACCGGGCCGGACGCCATACACCTGCCGAATGACCCTGAATGTCTACGCCGTAGCCACGCCCTTCGTCATCGCCCTGGCCCTCGCGGAGTTCGCCTGGTGCGTGGCGCGGCGCAATGGCTACTACAGCTTCCAGGACTCCATCGCGAGCATGGGCACCGCGGTGATGAACCAGTGCGTCAACGTGGCGGTGGCGCTGATGGTGCTGCCCCTGTTCACCCAGCTGGGCCAACTCGCGCCGTGGAAGCTCGACGTCTCGTCGCCGCTGGCGCTGGTGGCCCTCTTCCTCGGCGTCGACTTCCTCTTCTACTGGTTCCACCGCTTCGGCCACCGCACCAACATCGGCTGGGCGGCGCACTCGCCGCACCACTCCACCGAGGAGCTCAACTACGCGGTGGCCCTGCGCGCGAGCGTGACGCAGCGGCTCTTCTCGTTCCTCTTCTACTGGCCGCTGGTGGTGGTCGGCTTCCCACCGGAGGCGGTGCTGGCGATGGTCGCCTTCCACCTGGTGCTGCAGTTCATCCCCCACACCCGCGTCATCCCCAAGCTGCCCCGGTGGGTGGAGTCCTGGCTGAACACGCCCTCGCACCACCGCGTGCACCACGCGCGCAATGACGCCTACATCGACAAGAACTACGCGGGCTTCCTCATCATCTGGGACCGGATGTTCGGCACCTACGCCGAGGAGACCGAGCCCTGCTCCTATGGCCTCACCACCCCGCCGAACACGTGGGACCCGACCGTCCTCAACTTCCAGACCTGGGGCCGGCTCGTCGGGGACGCGGTTGCCACGAAGAGCCACTGGGACCGCCTGCGCATCTGGCTGATGCCCACGGGCTGGCGCCCCGCGGACCTTCCGCCGCGCTCGCTCGGCTACTGGAAGCAGGACGGCGTGGAGGTGAAGTTCTCCTCGACGGAGCTGCCCGGCATCCGCGGCTACCTCGTCTTCCAGCTGTTCGCTTCCATGCCGTTCATGCTCCTGGTGAGCCACCATGCCTCGCCGCTGACTGCCTGGCGGAAGGTGGCGCTGAGCCTGCTGCTCTGGGCCATGGCGACCGCCTGGAGCGGGATGCTGGAGTCCAAGCGCTGGAGCCTGCCGCTGGAGCTCGGGCGGGTGCTCGCCATGGGCGTGGCGGTGACGGTGTGGCTCATGCAGGCCGGGGCAGCCCCGGCGATGAGCGCGCTCACCGCGGCCTGGTTCCTCGTCTCGCTGACGTGGCTGGTCGTGGTGTTCTCGGGGTCCCCCCTGGCCCTGCGCGGTCGCGGGGCCTGAGGTGGAGCGGGCCCGACTTCCCGGGCCCTCCCTGCGTCACCGGCTGCTCACCAGGGCAGCCGGTCGTTCTCGTGGAAGAACCCACCGCTCGGGCCGTCCGCCGCCAGCGTGGCCAGGCGCACGCTCGTCCTGGCGCTGTCGGCCAACTCCATGGGGGCGTGGGGGCCTCCCAGCTCGGTCTTCACCCAGCCCGGATGGGCGGAGTTGACCTTCACGTGGGTGCCCTTCAGCTCATCCGCCAGGTGCACGGTGAAGGCGTTGAGCGCGGCCTTCGAGGCGTTGTAGGCAAACGCCTTCGCGGGGGCGATGGGGGAGTCGTCCGCGGAGTGCAGGCCCAGCGAGCCGAGGATGCTCGACACGTTGACAATCCGGCCCGCCGGAGACTTCTTGAGCAACGGCAGCAGCGTCTGCGTCAGGCGCACCACCGCGAACAGGTTGGTCTCGAACGTCTCGCGCAGGATGTCCCCCGGGACATTGGACGCGTTCTTCGCGAGGAGCTCCTCACGAATCATGCCGGCGTTGTTCACGAGCACGTCCAGCTTGCCGTACCTGCTCTCGAAGTAGCTCTTCACTGTCTGGTCGGTCTCAGGCCGGCTGGCGTCATAGAGGACGACCTCCGCCTTCACGCCGGCAGCGCGCAGCTCCGTGAGCGCGGCCTCGCCCTTCTTCGGGTCACGTACGCCGATGATGACCTCGAAGCCGCCCTGCCCCAGCTCGCGCGCGGTCTGCAGCCCGATGCCACGGTTTCCACCCGTGATGAATGCAACCTTCTTCACGTCAGCCATGACGACCTCCTGAGGGGCCCTCGAACCGCCCGGCCCGTTTCTGTACCGACCGGTACTGAATGCGCCCGCAGGCAATTTCCGTCAAGCCGATTTTGTACCGGGCGGTATAGTTAGTCGTGTCATGGGACGAACCCGGAGCTTCGATGAGGACGTCGCGCTGGAGCGCGCGATGCGGCTGTTCTGGCGACAGGGCTATGAGGGGACCTCGCTCGAGGACCTGACGACCGCGCTCGGAATCGCGAAGCCCAGCCTCTATGCGGCCTTCGGCAACAAGCGCTCCCTCTTCACGAAAGCCGTGGAGCGCTACGCGCAGGCGGCTAGCGAGAAGTTCCTGCGCGCGCTGGACGAGCCCAGGTCCGAGGACGTCGTTCGTCAATTCCTTCGCATCTACACCGAGGGCTGCCCCGACTCGCCCCCCGGGTGCTTCCTGGTCCAGGGAGCGCTGGCGTGCAGCCCCGAGTCGTCCGAAGTCCAGCAGGAGGTCGCGGAGCGACGCCACGACGTGGAGGCCCTGCTCGCCCAGCGGCTCACGCGTGCCCACAAAGAAGGCGACCTGCCGGCGGAGGCGCGGCCGAACGACCTGGCGCGGTACGTGTGCACGGTGGCCAATGGGCTTTCCGTGCAGGCCGCGGGGGGCGCCACGCCTCCACAGTTGCGGCGGGTTGCCGAGCTTGCGCTCATGGCCTGGCCCACGAAGTGATAGCCTTGGCCCGTGGCACGTGCACCGGACGAGGATGAGCAGGAGGGCGGAGACCCCACGGTCTCCCTCATGAAGGCCCGCTCCGGCCCGACGCGGCTGAAGCTGCTGGTGCTGTCGGGTCCCCAGGTGGGGCAGAGCCACCTGCTGGCGCCCGGCGCGTACCGGCTGGGCAAGTCTCCCGAGTGCGACATCGTCCTCAATGACAAGGCCGTCTCGCGCCAGCACCTGCGCCTGGACGTGTCCGAGGGTGGCGTGCGGGCCACGGACCTGGACTCGCACAACGGCTCCTTCTACGAGGGCACGCGCTTCTCCGAGCTGGAGGTGCGGCCGGGCGCGCTCCTCCGGCTGGGCTCCACCGAGCTGAAGCTGGTGCCCGAGGGCTCGCGCGAGCGCGTCATCCCTCCGTCCGAGAGCACCTCGTTTGGCGGGCTCGTGGGCAGCAGCCGGCGGATGCGCGAGGCGTTCACCCTGCTGGAGCGGCTCGCGCCGGGCGGCTCGGACGTGCTCATCCAGGGCGAGACGGGCACGGGCAAGGAGCTGTGCGCGGAGGCCATCCACGCCCACGGGCCGCGCGCGAAGGGGCCCTTCGTCATCGTGGACCTCGCCGGCATCGCCCCCACCCTCATCGAGTCCGAGCTGTTCGGCCACGTGAAGGGCGCCTTCACCGGCGCGCAGGCGGACCGCGCGGGCGCCTTCGAGCGGGCTACCGGTGGCACCGTCTTCCTCGACGAGGTGGGTGAGCTGCCGCCCGAGGTCCAGCCTCGCCTGCTGCGCGTGCTGGAGCGGCGGCAGGTGAAGCGCGTGGGTGCCAATGACTACCGGGCCCTGGACGTGCGGGTGCTGGCCGCCACCCACGTGGACCTGGAGAAGGCGGTGCAGGAGGGACGCTTCCGCGCGGACCTGTTCCACCGGCTCGCCGTGCTGCGCGTGACGCTGCCGCCCCTGCGCGAGCGGCCCGAGGACGTTCCCCTCCTCCTCGACACCGTGCTGGAGCGGCTCGGCCGTCCCACCGGCACCCTGTCGGACGCGACGCGGGCGCTGCTGCTCCAGTACCCGTGGCCCGGCAACGTGCGCGAATTGCGCAATGTCGTGGAGCAGGTGGTGAACCTTGGCGAGGAGGCCCTACCCGACATGGAGCGGGCCCCCGCTCAGTCCCTGGAGCGCTCCGGCGGGAGTGGGGCCGCGCTGGATCTGCCCTTCAAGGAGGCCAAGGAGCGACTCATCGAGGGCTTCGAGCGCGACTACCTGCGCGGCCTCATCGAGCGCTGCGGCGGCAACATCTCCCGCGCCGCTCGCGAGGCCGGCATCGCCCGGCTCTACCTGCGCAAGCTGCTCCACAAGCACGGCATCTCCGCCCGCGACAGCGACGAGTGACGGGAGCGCACCGGCGCGGATGGCCCACGGAACGGGCGCTGCGCCGGGGTCTCACCGCCGCCGCTTCTTCGTGATGCGCTTGGAGTGACGGGAGCACACCGGCGCGGGTCGCCCACGGAACAGGCTCCACACCGGGACATCACCGCCGTCGCTTCTTCGTGACGAGCTTGGGTGGCGACGGAACGGGCGCCGTGCCCTGGCCTCATTGCCGTCGCTGCTTCGTGACGCGCTTGGGTGGCGCCGGAGCGGGCTCCTGGGGAAGCGAGTCGAGCCAGGCCCTCACCGCCTCGGCCTGCGCGGCGCGGCCGGACGCGGTGAAGCGCTCCTGCGCGCGGGCCGCCTCCGCCCGGGCCTCCGTGGACTGGCCCTCCTTCCACAGCGCGTGCGCGAGCGCGAAGCCGGACTCGCCCAGCGAGTCCTCCTGGGCTCCGGTGAACGACACGGCGCGCTTCAGCGGCTCCACCGCCTCGCGCGTCCTCCCCAGGCCCAGCAGCGCCTGGCCGACGCCGTCATACGAGTACTGGAGGTCGTCGTCCCCTTCCTCCAGTTGCTGGCGCTTCACGGCCAGCGCCTCCTCGTACACCTTCAGCGCCTCGTCGTACCGCTTCAGCGCAAGCAGGCTCATGCCCTCTTCGTCGAGCGCCTCGGCCACACTCAAATGGGTGGCGCCGAGCAGCGTCCGCTGGATTCGCACCAGCACCCGGGCGTGCTCCAGTGCCTGGGGGAACTCCTTCAGCTCGCGCAGCACCATGGAGAGGGCCAGGTGCCTGCGCGCCACGTCCGCGTGCAGGGGCCCCACGGCGGCCTCCGTCTGGCGGAGCGCCTCCTCCAGCACCGGCTTCGCCTCCGCGGCGGCGCCCAGCTCCAGCAGCGTGCGTCCCAGCGTGAAGGCGACGCGCGCCCGCTTGGGGTGTCCCGGCGGCAGCGCCCGTGAGAGCCGCTCGGACGCCTTCTCCAGGAATGCGCGCGCCTGCTCGGGCTCGTCTCGCATGAGGGCGAGGTTGGCCTGATTCACCAGCAGGTCGCCCTCCAGCACCGCGTCCCCGCCCACCCGCTGGAGCGTCGCCTCGCCCAGCTGCGCCCAGCGCGCGGCGTGCTCGAAGCGCTTCCGCTCGCCCTCGACGTAGAGGAGCTTGTTGAGCGCGGAGACCTTCAGCCGGTCGGACCGCCCGGCCTCGGCGTCGAACACGGCCCGCTCCAGCAGCCCCGCGCCCTGCTCCTTCTCGCCCAGCACCGCCTGGAGCCAGCCCAGGTGGAAGCGCAGCTCCGCCATCAGCGGCAGGTAGCCCGTGGCCAGCACCTGGGACTCCAGCGCTCGCGCGCGCTCCTTCGCGGGCGCGTAGCGGCTCATGTCCAGCAGGGCCTTCACCTCCGAGACCCGGCCCTCCAGCTGCTCCAGCTCCGCGCGCCGCGCCGGGTCCGCCGGCCGGGGCTGCTGTCCGGACAGGGCCTCCAGGTCGGCGCAGTCGCCGGGCGAGGGCAGCGCGTACACGGCGTCCAGCGCCTTCTCCGCGCCCGCGCGGTCCGTGCCCGCCAGTGCCTCCACCAGCGCGTGCAGGTCCTTGCGCCGCCGCTCCAGGCACACCACGCGCTGGGACAGCAGGGCCTCCGTCTGCACCTGCCGCACCCGCGTGTCCTCGCACGCCTCGGTGTGCTGCCGCGCCCACGCGCCCACGTAGCCGTCCAGCGCATCGCCCACGCGCCGGGCCAGCTCGCCGGCCGCCGGACTTCCCGTGGCCTCGAAGGCCGCCGTCACGCGCTGCCGCGTCGCGGGGCCCCACGTCTCCACCAGCAAGCCCTCGGCCCCCGCGCAGACCTGGGAGCTCCACCAGGTGCCCGCCCCCACCGCGCCCAGCGCTCCCGCGAGGACTCCGGCGAGCGCGAGCCGCCTGCGCCCCTTCGACAGCCGCTGCTCCTGGGACAGCGCCTCCAGCAGCGCCTCCATGGAGGCGAAGCGGACTTCCGGCTCCAGCGACAGCCCGCGCATCACCGCGCGCCGCACCCAGGCAGGCACCTTCGCGTCCCTGGGCGGGTCCTGGATGGGGGACTCGGGCACCGGTGCCCCGGGCCGCTCCAGCGAGACGGTCCTCCCTGGTTCTCCCGTGGGCGGGCCCTTCGGCTTCAGCGACTCCGCGACCTTCGACAGCCGGTCCGGGTCGAAGGGGCGCTGCCCGTAGAGGGCGCGGTACAGCGACGCGCAGAAGCTGAACTGGTCCGAGCGCGCGTCCGCCTCACCCCGGAACTGCTCGGGGGACATATAGGCCGGCGTGCCCATGACCATGCCGGACAGCGTGAGCGGCTCGAACAGCGCGCGGGAGAG is from Pyxidicoccus trucidator and encodes:
- a CDS encoding Crp/Fnr family transcriptional regulator; translation: MRFPKLFERFAALVSLPAEEWEKAEALAREQPLAKRELFLKPGDPADRFAVVLQGVFRAVRVSARGGESIKAFRAEGELIGAYVEMLQRLPSMTSIEALEPSRVLVFQTRDFQTLERGHVCWERLARRVAEHHFIIKERREQEFLDLSAEERLVKFWDEHPHLKGRVPQRDVAAYLGITDVALSRIMSRRRKREG
- a CDS encoding sterol desaturase family protein, with the protein product MTLNVYAVATPFVIALALAEFAWCVARRNGYYSFQDSIASMGTAVMNQCVNVAVALMVLPLFTQLGQLAPWKLDVSSPLALVALFLGVDFLFYWFHRFGHRTNIGWAAHSPHHSTEELNYAVALRASVTQRLFSFLFYWPLVVVGFPPEAVLAMVAFHLVLQFIPHTRVIPKLPRWVESWLNTPSHHRVHHARNDAYIDKNYAGFLIIWDRMFGTYAEETEPCSYGLTTPPNTWDPTVLNFQTWGRLVGDAVATKSHWDRLRIWLMPTGWRPADLPPRSLGYWKQDGVEVKFSSTELPGIRGYLVFQLFASMPFMLLVSHHASPLTAWRKVALSLLLWAMATAWSGMLESKRWSLPLELGRVLAMGVAVTVWLMQAGAAPAMSALTAAWFLVSLTWLVVVFSGSPLALRGRGA
- a CDS encoding SDR family oxidoreductase, coding for MADVKKVAFITGGNRGIGLQTARELGQGGFEVIIGVRDPKKGEAALTELRAAGVKAEVVLYDASRPETDQTVKSYFESRYGKLDVLVNNAGMIREELLAKNASNVPGDILRETFETNLFAVVRLTQTLLPLLKKSPAGRIVNVSSILGSLGLHSADDSPIAPAKAFAYNASKAALNAFTVHLADELKGTHVKVNSAHPGWVKTELGGPHAPMELADSARTSVRLATLAADGPSGGFFHENDRLPW
- a CDS encoding TetR/AcrR family transcriptional regulator, giving the protein MGRTRSFDEDVALERAMRLFWRQGYEGTSLEDLTTALGIAKPSLYAAFGNKRSLFTKAVERYAQAASEKFLRALDEPRSEDVVRQFLRIYTEGCPDSPPGCFLVQGALACSPESSEVQQEVAERRHDVEALLAQRLTRAHKEGDLPAEARPNDLARYVCTVANGLSVQAAGGATPPQLRRVAELALMAWPTK
- a CDS encoding sigma 54-interacting transcriptional regulator, whose translation is MKARSGPTRLKLLVLSGPQVGQSHLLAPGAYRLGKSPECDIVLNDKAVSRQHLRLDVSEGGVRATDLDSHNGSFYEGTRFSELEVRPGALLRLGSTELKLVPEGSRERVIPPSESTSFGGLVGSSRRMREAFTLLERLAPGGSDVLIQGETGTGKELCAEAIHAHGPRAKGPFVIVDLAGIAPTLIESELFGHVKGAFTGAQADRAGAFERATGGTVFLDEVGELPPEVQPRLLRVLERRQVKRVGANDYRALDVRVLAATHVDLEKAVQEGRFRADLFHRLAVLRVTLPPLRERPEDVPLLLDTVLERLGRPTGTLSDATRALLLQYPWPGNVRELRNVVEQVVNLGEEALPDMERAPAQSLERSGGSGAALDLPFKEAKERLIEGFERDYLRGLIERCGGNISRAAREAGIARLYLRKLLHKHGISARDSDE
- a CDS encoding serine/threonine-protein kinase; amino-acid sequence: MQDRDDSGSALGPPPEPTQTHSLSDAAAPSPPRTGPNTAPTPSPGQPGGLPRAGTERVGRFLPLKVLGQGGMGVVYAAYDPDLDRKVALKLLRVLGKGADLEEARARLLREAQAMARISHPNVIPVFEAGPWDGQVYVAMELVDGGTLRDWTEAKPRSWREVLDTYLAAGRGLVAAHAAGLVHRDFKPANVLVGRDGRVCVTDFGLARAVGDTSPDDARAVLPPPTQGLSRALFEPLTLSGMVMGTPAYMSPEQFRGEADARSDQFSFCASLYRALYGQRPFDPDRLSKVAESLKPKGPPTGEPGRTVSLERPGAPVPESPIQDPPRDAKVPAWVRRAVMRGLSLEPEVRFASMEALLEALSQEQRLSKGRRRLALAGVLAGALGAVGAGTWWSSQVCAGAEGLLVETWGPATRQRVTAAFEATGSPAAGELARRVGDALDGYVGAWARQHTEACEDTRVRQVQTEALLSQRVVCLERRRKDLHALVEALAGTDRAGAEKALDAVYALPSPGDCADLEALSGQQPRPADPARRAELEQLEGRVSEVKALLDMSRYAPAKERARALESQVLATGYLPLMAELRFHLGWLQAVLGEKEQGAGLLERAVFDAEAGRSDRLKVSALNKLLYVEGERKRFEHAARWAQLGEATLQRVGGDAVLEGDLLVNQANLALMRDEPEQARAFLEKASERLSRALPPGHPKRARVAFTLGRTLLELGAAAEAKPVLEEALRQTEAAVGPLHADVARRHLALSMVLRELKEFPQALEHARVLVRIQRTLLGATHLSVAEALDEEGMSLLALKRYDEALKVYEEALAVKRQQLEEGDDDLQYSYDGVGQALLGLGRTREAVEPLKRAVSFTGAQEDSLGESGFALAHALWKEGQSTEARAEAARAQERFTASGRAAQAEAVRAWLDSLPQEPAPAPPKRVTKQRRQ